ttttatccgttaggaCATACTATTTAACATCTGCTCATTCAATCCTAAAAGACCACTATTAattatcctaaccgtacatcccttcatccaacggtaaaaaattaaatagcaccaataatttaATACTATTAAAAGCATTCCAACATAattcattattatatattattattaaatttaacttattagAAAAGTTGAGAAGATGCCACTCAAAGTCGAGcacctattttaaaattttctatagtttTGGGGCTTCCATATATATTTCCCAAAAAagctatatataaagagaggtaTAAGGAgagtagagaaagagagagggtcaCGAGGTATCCACTCTTTGTTCTCTTTCTTTGTTCATAAAACCAAGGGGGGGGAGAGAGNtaaattatatatatatatatatatatatatatatggggggggagagagagagagagagagagagagagagagagagagagaaagaaaaggacaCCAATTAATTAAGCAGCAGCATCTCTCTATATAGAGGGTATAGATAATTTTAGACATGGAGGGTTGGTTTGGGAGGAGCAAGAAGAGTGGGAACAGTAGTTCCAAGGAGGATAACAAGGAGATCAAAGGAGAAGCAGAATATCAAAAACATGTAGGGAAAAGCAATAGCAAGGTGGTGGTGGATGGGAGGGAGATAAGGGAATTGGTGGAGAACAAGGAGGCGTTCAGTAGCTTCGTGGACCACAAGTTTCACGAGCTCGACCGCGACCGCGACGGCAAGCTCTCCGTCAAGGAGCTCCAGCCCGCCGTCGCCGACATCGGCGCCGCCCTCGGCCTCCCCGCCCAGGGCGCCTCCACCCAATCCGACCACATCTACTCTGAGGTGCGTCAATATACCGTATTTGGCAGAATAGCGGGAATTTATATCTACTTATTAAGATACCGTATTTGGCAGAATAGTGAGAATTTATATCTACTTATTAAGATACCGTGTTTGGCAGAATAGCGAAAATTTTTATCTACTTATTAAGATACAGTGTTTGGCAGAATAGCGAAAATTTTTATCTACTTATTAAGATACCGTGTTTGACATAATAGCGAAAATTTTTATCTAAGATACCGTGTTTGGGAGAATAGCGGGAATTTTTATCTACTTATTAAGATACCGTGTTTGGTAGAATAGcgaaaatttttattatctactTATTAAGAcgttgaatatatataacattaatgtattgaaatattattttctgataGTTCAAATTtgtggtaaaataaaaaatatttctagccttatttaatttcttcaaGGTatgctaaatataaattttcattaaaaaaagcTCAATATAAACTTTTGCAGggtatttagattttttttaaaaaaaatatctgtaAGAAACCTAGCTTTGTATACATGAAAATAATCCtgaatttttttacattatgtATTCGAAACTGAACAATTTAGAAGGAGACACGCGTAATCACCTATCTATTTAGAATTCATTTGTGGTCTCTAATTAATGGGAAGTATATAATAAGGTAGAGGGTAcaaagttatttaattttttttataatgaaattGGAACTACATGATTAATTGTTGGTTTATCTATGAAAAAAGATAAGTTACGAAAGTAGTGGTATAGCTAGTTTACACGTGCATGCTAACGTGACACGTGTAATGGCGACAAAGTAGGAACTTTAATATATTATGCACGTGTTCCATATCCATGGGGTTGCtctttacttttatattattattatattatattattattacttcaTTAATTCATggtcacatatatatatatatatatactgaaatTAATTTTGGGTCGCCCACAATTTTTCACCACGGCTCGTGACTAGATTTAATGCACGCTAATCCTTTTGAGCGCGACCCAACATTAGATTGTCGAGCTCAGATCATGACTTGATCTGACTCGAACTTTATATTGGACTGTATATCGACATCACTGTGGTCAATTTGTTAAGTGGTGcgtacaaaaaagaaaagaaatgaaaaaaaatgacaatTAAAGTCTCGATTTATTCATTagcattaatatatatttctaaatttattttttattagatcgaACTTTTAGTTATATGATATCATAACCAGTTCTAATCCTCTTTATTATGTAAGCTGATGGATTCGACTTCCACGTTTGATATTCGACGGGTTTAAATTCTCATAATTATATAATTGattaaattttcatctctttttaatttaagaACTGATGAGTGGCTGAGATTGCGTCTTGGATTCTACTTTGTTAGGGTCCTTGAACCAGACTTTAAGTGTTGTTGTACTAAATTAAGTCAAAGAAGTTACAGAGCTAGAAGTCGTTGTGTTCTTTCTAAGAGGTGATCTATGCTATTGTAATTAATTACTATTCTGAGAGATACAACAAAGGTCATTTAGGtatagttaaaaaagaaaaatcaaaagaaaatggagaaaaaaaactTCATCAGGATATTTTTAAGATCATAGACTAGGCTTCTGGTTATGAACTTATGATGCACTTTGGGAATTTTGCGCGTGAAAGACGGTCATTTGCCTGTTAAAAAGTTGATGTTATAGTGTTGAAAATTAGAAGAATCAACATTTATCCATCTCTTTAGAAgcatttgtgtgtgtgttgtatTTGTGTGAAAAGagcagaggagagagagattatGCTTTATCTGTGAACAGATTTTATCCGGCATTAAGCTGAAAAGtaaactttttctctttttggaaAATTAGACATATATATGCGGCGATTTATTAAGCAATTCGTAAGTTTATCTATTTAATTGATCACCTCTTTTTGTAATTCTCTGTAGGTTTTGAGTGAGTTCACTCATGGGAAGCAAGATAAGGTGAGCAAATCCGAGTTCCAGGAAGTGCTTACTGATATTTTACTAGGAATGGCCGCCGGACTCAAGAGGGACCCTATAGTGATTTTACGAATCGACGGAGAGGATCTCAAGGAGTTCGTCGAGAGTCCAAGGTTCGAACCGGAGGCGATCGCAGTGTTCTCTCAATTGGAGTCGGAGAACGCCCCTTTGCGCGAATGCTTGAAGAGGGCTCTGCAGCAACTCACTGTCGAGCACGGAATGCCTCCCGCGTCGGACCCTTTGGTAATGAAGATAATGCTCAAGTTACTActttcctatatatatttttacctgttaGTATTCTATTTCATGTTTAACTGTTGCATAAGAATCCAAATTACAATAACTTGAGAAGTTCAGGAATTATTCTTGCCTGCATAACGGCTTATTGAGTCGATAAAGATAGTGGGACGGATGCGATTATGCGAATTGGAGTTCATTCGTCTAAAGAAGCATACAACATAATTCAGGCATCTTTGTACAATCATGATGATTTTAAATcttgcaatgctaacaggtagtGAGCAAAATCGTCGAACCCGCTCTGAGTGAAATTTCTGCCAATCAACTTGAACAGCCGGCTTCTCAAGAGGCATTCTTGGAAGAATTCAAGAAGTTGTTGAACATTATAACTCGACGACTCCTGCAGCACCCTGTTATTGTCGCCCATACAGAGAACACCTTCGACGGAAGTGGCGTCAAGAGACTGCTGTCGAACAAATTTGAATTGGACAAGGTTGGTTGTACCATACCTTCTACTAGATCTTATTATTACTACTTTTAACTTAATAGAGGTGTTTTTATGCCTTTTGCAAAAGTTTAGTTAAATGATATGCTATATATTTCTCGCCTGTCGGAACCTTATACTAAAAGCAACAAATCGAAGAAACCCTATTGGTTTTGGAGATGTGAAATTTGCTTTTActtatttgcaattttttgttcCATTGGTATCAGTTGTTGGATTCTGTTTGGAGAGAAGTACCGAAGGATCGGCACCACAAGTCATCAAAGGAGTACCTTCGAGTGGCGCTCGACTCAATGGCTCCATCTGCGAATTTACCTCCTTACGGCGCTGTTGATCAGGTAATAAAATCCTGCTATTATTTTAAATTGCATCGCTGTTGAGAAACAAAATTTTCTCGGTATTCTACAATTGAATGTACCGTCGCTGGTTTACGACGATTAGGAGAAACTATATAACTATCGTAATCAGTATTAATATTAGCAACTTGTTAAGCCTAAACCACACGGTCTTAAATGTTAACTATTTACATGCCCCTACGAAGTTAGAAAATtgcacacaaacacacacacatgcgCATGCGTACACATACATACAGCTGGGGTACATTCGAAAGAATCTGTATTAGGAAATTGTATTAACAACCAATGTTCTtaataaaatgatcaaaacttGCTTGAAATGCGCACatagaaatataaaatcacaaaatttaaatGTCCTCTTtcaatgaaaatgcatgcaggTGGATGCTGTTGTGAATGAGGCCTTCAAGATGGTGCAAGCAGACGACGGGAAGATCGTGGACGAGGCCGAGTTCAAGCAAGCCCTCACGGAGATCCTCGGGAGCATCATGCTCCAGTTAGAAGGTACACCGATCTTCATCTCGTCCAACACCGTCGTCCACGAGCCCCATGCCCCCTCAACTTCGACTCTTTTACCTGTAGCAGCCCCTCCAAATGGCCAAGAACAGTGACACACACAGGACATGCAGAGTGAAGAATATACTTTAACCTGCACGGAGTAATTGTTGTTCTACCAGTTATTTTCAAGGgaaaaacaataaatatatatatattgagaactAATGGCCTCGGATAGTAATTATGTAGCAAGTTAGTAATTGTCAATAAATGgttctcttctttcctttgcTTTAAGACAAAGATTACTTGTCATTCACCAGCTTTAATTGTAAGATGATTATGCATTTATGAGTTACATATATGCCATCCCTTTTGAGGTCATTTTTTTGCAGTATAAAAGTTGAAATAAGGTATTTGAAGCAGAGTTATCCCAGTTATACATGATTAAATTGATGGCTTGGTAATTTTTCACTATGCGTACATTTTCCCACTTAAATACATTGCAACACCAAAAGGATTATACAAGAACCTTCATCTGTTCTAAAATAAGAATTATCAAGCATCATTCATGATGGCCACCATACATGCGTGTATAAACTATTGATGATATCAGTTATAATCACTTCAGAGTCGGAAAGAAGAACGGAAAAGCTAATTGCCGAATCAGTTAATTCGTGAAATAATCAACTGCACTTTCCGAAGATTACATAGTAGAACAAAATTcttcacaaaaagaaaaaaaaactgaccGCTTCCAACAATTTCGATATCTACAGAAGATCGTTTTTGTGAATGGAACCGACTACTAccggagaagaaggaagaattCAGTGACAATTCCATACATAATGCACCTATTTCTTTCACAATTAAGGAAAGAATAATATCGCCACACAATTTTCCCACTCATGGAGGCGATTCAGAGAATTGGTGCAGAAGAAAGCATGGATAGTCCGCGTACTGTGGTAATATTTGCACCTTTctccccaaaccctagactctcCTGCATGTATTGCAACCGAATGGTTAGCCATACAAAATACTCGACAAACATTTTTAGATAGCTCAAACGAGCAATTCAATTTATAGAAAGTTTATAGGGTAgttgtaaagaaaaaataaaatcacatgccGAGCATATGACCTAACAAATGATGGGTATTCTCAGACGGTCAGGGATAAAATTGCAATATATGCGAGTTTAGGGATTTAGTGAGAAGGCACTATGCTGTGAAAGTACACGGACTACAGGCATTTTGCCCTAAATAGAACATAGATATAAAAGCAGAAGAAAAGGCCGCGTAAAATGGTTTGAAAGTAATTATAGAACCTTACTCTTTCTACTTTATTCCAGCAAATGAGCCCAGCTTGGACAAGTCGGGAACCCAGAAGGATAATTCAGATGATCCAGTCGTGAACATGAGGCACCCAGGAGCCCATTTAATTAGTGGCGGCTCTGTATCGGTGCTTCCCCAACATGCAACCTGGATATGTCAGGAAATTCATAAGTTTAATAAcataaaattagattattagAATCAAATTGTAAATGAAAGTACTATACCTTGCCACCTCTAACATTCCAAGCATAAACACTGCCATCCCCAGAACCTGCAGGCAAAATATAAGTTAGACGAAATTGACTCACACTTTAAAACAAACCAAATTGCAGGTGACGTGTTGCTTTGCTCATAGGTCATGAGACGTATAATGTAGGTTTTAAATTGGGGGTAATGTAATCTCTTGATATTTAAGGGGATTTTTAGCCTTTTGtccaaaatgaaaataaagaagTAACAGAACTGGAATGAACATTCTTTAAAACAACATTAGAGTTTTCTTATGCATTCATAGGCCGAgagtaaaaaggaaaaaaaaaaaaaagtatcttaACCTGATATAACATGAGTTCCATCGGGACTAAAAGATGCCTCCAATGTAGCATAGCTCGAAACCGGCTTGACATTATAAGTGGATATCTACAGAAATAAATGAAATCAGTTAACTATGAAAAATTTatagcaccaatcaaagcatggAAATGTTCATATACTCACAGTGTTTCCACGGAAGGAATCAAGCACGTGGACATGCCCATCTTTGGTAGTCAACAGCATAAGCTTGCCATCGTTGCTAAATTTTATGACATTGGCTTCTGAATCATCCCCCCCGACAGAAAAAACATCAAAAGGTCCCTGATAAATGTAACATATACAAAAAGGTTATTGTCTGGTCTAGCTTCTGAAACAACTACTCCAAGAAGCAGTGAACAGGCattttgcaaacaaaacaaTTTAGAGCTTTTGCATGGCAGGAAATTGAAATATGCTTCTTATGCCCTACAGCAGTGGAGCTTCAACTTCTGTTGTAGCAAGAAGCTGTTGGAGGGAATTTTAGCCAAAAAAGTTATAAGTGCTTCTTCAAATGTAGAAGGTCCACACCCTAATGATTGTGTCTAGACTATTTACTTGATAGAACTGGCTAACCTTATCATACTTCCGAGAATCGAACATCCGTATACGCCCTCCATATGCAATTGCGAAAACCAAGCCTTGATCATCAAAAGATACCGCCGGCCTACCTTGCACCCGTAAAAGGCCCTGTGATATAAAATTATCGAATTATTGTAGTTGTCTATACATAATTTTCTAAGGGATTTTACCTATAAATTCCTGCAAAATCATCCATTTACACAAATATTCCTGTAAAACCTGAATTTTCACACATATTGCTAAGTGtagtttcttcaaaaatttgtCTTATCATAAGTTGGGAATTATCCGTTGATGGCGACAAAGTTGGTCTGTATTTGGAAAAAAAGCCTTTAAAAGAAGGCAGTAAAGTACAAAGATTTGTATGTAAAAATCGTACAATTTTTGAAGGGCATATACACAAAAGTCAGATTTTACTGGACTTACTTATGAATATCCCTAATACTTTTGACAAGCCAAAATTTTCAACTCTCCTACCTGAGCCCTCTCAGCCCTTTGGTCCCATAACAGAACAGTCCGATCAATCGATCCAGAGATAAAATACTCCTTTCTAGGGCACAAAGATAGAGAAACAACCCTGTCCACAAGGGTTTCGGGGGTGAACAATAAAATCTCCAACTAATGAGTGCCGAAACGCAAAATCCACTTACCTGTCATGGTGGCCCTTAAAGTACCGCAAGTACTTGTTATCATTCAGAGAAAGAAGCCGCAAAGATTCTGAGTTTGTTCACCACTGTAAGTCCGTGACACAGAGATTAAAGTACGGAATACCAAAGGCGCTAAAACTTACCATCCCAACCATTTTTTGAGGAGTATATAACTATGCTCGGACTATCAGTGAAGCAGACCAGATCAACCCCATACTTCTTGCTATTAATGGTCTTCAGACACCTGAGACAAAATTGTCACAAATGAGGAAAAACAGATCGATGAAAAGGAAGTGCACTACTAGTTTTAGTTGTTGAGTCAATGCATTCATATTCGCATTCCGCTAGTAATTCAAGTGTTAGCGTCGATCACATCCTCCATATCCGAACATATTGTATTCACACATCACGCATTCGTCAATTAGAACCGTGGATATAACCAACATTGAATATGTTTGTTGTTTAAACACCAGGATGATTGCCGATGCAGTTCTCGATTGTGGAAAATAATCGCAAAGATGAAAGTGAGAAGTTATAAATGTTATACAAGCTTACAAGAAAAGTAAAGCACGAAATGAATACATACACAGCATTCTGAACATCGTAGAGGCGAATCGATTCATCATCACTGGCCGTCACCAGGAAATTACTAGCCCTGCTGTGATAATCCATGGAGCTGATCCTACCGTTCTGCGGTGCAAACATCTCGATAAGTTGAGGTAGTTAAAAACCAAACTAACAAAACATATACTGCTCACCAAAAGCACTATTTTCTTTTGCAAAATTGTACATTTTGGATCAACAATATGTTAGTTCTTCGTGAGCACTTCAATTTCTTCTTCCCTGTTCCACCATTCTCTTCCTACTCATATTTGCAgttatttttcattttggaCAGCAGTGAATTAGCAGCAATAATTCCCACAAAAGATTCATCACAAGCACTCAATTTATTCCACTTCCCTCTTTCTCACCCATCTCTATTCCCActcaaaacacacacacacacacacacacacaaacacacacacacacacacacacacacacacacacaaaatcaAATACCCAATACCCAGAAGAGCCCAGATGACAAATCCACCATAGAAGCTAATAAAAGCACCATATtcacccaaaaaaaacaaaaaaaaaacaaaaacaaaaacaaagagagaaagagagagaggagggtggTAGGGGCAATTACGTAATCTCGGAAGGCCATGCCAACCTCCATGCTCTTGATGACCTCGTCGGCGAGCTCCATGGACactttctcctccctctccataGACCCACCTCAAAAATTACCCcaaaaattcaccaaaaaattttaaaaaaaaccc
This genomic interval from Ananas comosus cultivar F153 linkage group 8, ASM154086v1, whole genome shotgun sequence contains the following:
- the LOC109713957 gene encoding uncharacterized protein LOC109713957, which produces MEGWFGRSKKSGNSSSKEDNKEIKGEAEYQKHVGKSNSKVVVDGREIRELVENKEAFSSFVDHKFHELDRDRDGKLSVKELQPAVADIGAALGLPAQGASTQSDHIYSEVLSEFTHGKQDKVSKSEFQEVLTDILLGMAAGLKRDPIVILRIDGEDLKEFVESPRFEPEAIAVFSQLESENAPLRECLKRALQQLTVEHGMPPASDPLVVSKIVEPALSEISANQLEQPASQEAFLEEFKKLLNIITRRLLQHPVIVAHTENTFDGSGVKRLLSNKFELDKLLDSVWREVPKDRHHKSSKEYLRVALDSMAPSANLPPYGAVDQVDAVVNEAFKMVQADDGKIVDEAEFKQALTEILGSIMLQLEGTPIFISSNTVVHEPHAPSTSTLLPVAAPPNGQEQ
- the LOC109713958 gene encoding WD repeat-containing protein 82-B → MEREEKVSMELADEVIKSMEVGMAFRDYNGRISSMDYHSRASNFLVTASDDESIRLYDVQNAVCLKTINSKKYGVDLVCFTDSPSIVIYSSKNGWDESLRLLSLNDNKYLRYFKGHHDRVVSLSLCPRKEYFISGSIDRTVLLWDQRAERAQGLLRVQGRPAVSFDDQGLVFAIAYGGRIRMFDSRKYDKGPFDVFSVGGDDSEANVIKFSNDGKLMLLTTKDGHVHVLDSFRGNTISTYNVKPVSSYATLEASFSPDGTHVISGSGDGSVYAWNVRGGKVACWGSTDTEPPLIKWAPGCLMFTTGSSELSFWVPDLSKLGSFAGIK